One genomic region from Equus asinus isolate D_3611 breed Donkey chromosome 8, EquAss-T2T_v2, whole genome shotgun sequence encodes:
- the LOC123287683 gene encoding putative olfactory receptor 2B8, whose translation MERANDSTFSGFILLGFSNRPQLETALFVAILIIYFLSFLGNGTIILLSVLDPRLHTPMYFFLSNLSFMDLCLTTCTVPQTLANFKGKDKTITYGGCLTQLFIALGLGGVECVLLSVMAYDRYAAVCRPLHYMVIMHPQLCLQLVVTAWLTGFGNSVVQTALTMTLPLCGKNRVDHFFCEVPVMLKLACTNTSINEAELFAVSVFFLVVPLSLILVSYGHIPRAVLKIKSAHGRWKAFGTCGSHLMVVIIFFGTLISMYLQPPSSYSQDVNKSIALFYTLVTPLLNPLIYTLRNKDVKGALRRLVRRTRD comes from the coding sequence ATGGAAAGAGCTAATGACAGCACCTTCTCTGGATTCATTCTCCTGGGCTTCTCCAACAGACCTCAGCTGGAAACGGCTCTCTTTGTGGCCATCCTGATCATCTACTTTTTGAGCTTTCTAGGTAATGGCACAATTATCCTTTTGTCAGTTTTGGATCCTCGCCTCCATACccctatgtatttcttcctctccaacctctcTTTCATGGATCTTTGTTTGACTACTTGCACTGTCCCTCAGACACTGGCCAACTTTAAGGGGAAGGACAAGACCATCACTTATGGTGGCTGTTTGACCCAGCTCTTCATTGCCTTGGGACTCGGGGGAGTGGAGTGTGTCCTCCTGTctgtcatggcctatgaccgctatgcgGCTGTGTGCCGCCCACTCCACTACATGGTGATCATGCATCCCCAGCTTTGCTTGCAGCTTGTTGTGACTGCTTGGCTTACAGGGTTTGGCAATTCTGTAGTACAGACGGCATTGACCATGACTCTTCCCCTCTGTGGTAAAAACCGAGTagaccacttcttctgtgaagttCCAGTGATGCTAAAACTGGCCTGCACCAACACCTCCATCAATGAGGCTGAACTCTTTGCTGTCAGTGTCTTCTTCTTGGTGGTGCCCCTGTCATTAATCTTAGTATCCTATGGTCACATTCCCCGTGCAGTCCTGAAGATAAAATCAGCCCATGGAAGGTGGAAGGCTTTTGGAACCTGTGGCTCTCACCTAATGGTAGTGATCATTTTCTTTGGCACACTCATCTCCATGTacctccagcctccctccagtTATTCGCAGGATGTGAACAAAAGCATTGCCCTCTTCTATACTCTGGTGACTCCCCTGCTGAATCCCCTGATTTACACTTTGAGGAACAAGGACGTCAAAGGGGCGCTAAGGAGACTAGTGAGGAGAACCAGAGACTAG